The following DNA comes from Desulfovibrio intestinalis.
AGACAAAGATCACAAAATATTGCAGATGTTTGCCGAGTTGATAGCGCGGCAGCAGGGCAGCAGGGGCCGTCAGGATATGGCTGGCAACATTCCACGTTATTTTGTGGAGTTGGGCGTCATACAGGATTTGCGCTTCCGCTATAAGCGCTGGCCACAATTCTTGCAGAACTATCTGCGCATAATGGTTGAAGCTACTGGCTTTGACTACTGCGCATTTGCCTCAGTGGACACTCCTGGCGAAACATATTGTGTTGAGGCAGAATCGGCACGCCTTCTTCTTGAAGGGCCGGAGCCTCTCATCCTGCCAATGGGCAGCGGCATAACCGGCTGGGTTTTTCATAACGACCAGCCCGTTGTTGCAGAAGGTGTAGAGGGAGCCCCCTCAGCCGTACTGTTTGGCAAGCTGCCCGATATGCCCGATTTTCAGGCGGCAATCTGCATGCCCGTTATGGTCAACAAAAGTACTCGTGGGGTGTTGTGCTTGGCGCACACCCAACCCCGCCAGATTGACGAATCGATGCGCAGCTTTGTGCGCCAGGCAGTCGACCACCTCGCCCTTTTTCTGGAAAACCTATACCTCAAAGTACGTTTGCGTACCATGCTGCCCAGAGCTCGTGTGCACAGCGACGGCCCTCAGGCATATGACCCTGACAGCGCCCCCATGCCACCTCAAAAAGAATACTAGCTATGTTTCTGCGGCGCTTTTTCCGTTTTTTGTCGAAAGACATAGCCATGGATCTTGGCACCGCCAACACCCTGCTTTACACCAGGGCGCATGGCATTGTCGTCAATGAGCCGTCAGTTGTGGCCCTTGACGCCCAAACGGGCAAAGTCCTGTCTGTTGGAACAGCAGCCAAAGAATATATTGGCCGAACGCCACAGCGCATCCGTGCAGTACGGCCAATGAAAGATGGCGTTATTGCGGACTTTGACGTCACTCGAGCCATGATTTCCTACTTTGTGCGCAAGACCATCACAGGCCTTCGCCTGGTCCGGCCTTCCATGTCCATCTGTATACCCACAGGTATCACCCAGGTTGAAAAAAGAGCAGTTATTGATGCGGCCATGCTGGCTGGCGCTGTTGATATTTCTATGATTGAAGAGCCGATGGCCGCGGCCATTGGAGCGGATTTGCCCATTCACGAACCCTTGGGCAACCTGGTTCTGGACATCGGGGGCGGTACGAGTGAAGTGGCAGTTATTACATTGTCCGGCGTTGCCAACACCCAATCTGTGCGTGTGGCTGGAGATGCGATGAACGTAGCTGTACAGCGCTTTATGCGTGATGCTTTTCGTATGGAAATTGGCGACAATACGGCTGAAAATGTAAAAAAAATCATCGGCTCAGCCATACCCATTCCCAATGCTCCCATCCTGGAAGTCTCAGGCAAGGATATGGTACGCGGCGCCCCGCGAGTGGTTAAAGTAACAGAAGCCCATATTCGTGAAGCCTTACGCGAACCAGTTCAAGCCATTCTTGAAGTTGTTTTGCGCGCCCTGGAAAAAACACCTCCTGAATTGGCCGCTGATATTTACCGCAACGGCATGCTCATGGCTGGCGGCGGTTCGCTGCTCAAGGGGCTCGACCAGTATATTGCCCGTGAAACTCGACTCAAGGTCTTTGTGGACAAAGATCCCCTTACCACAGTGCTTCGTGGCACGGCTAAAGCGATGCTTGACCGTGAAACTTACCGGTCCGTCTTTATCAACTAGAGCAGATTAATTTTGAGAATATAATATATTCTCGAAGGTTAAGACACGCTCGCTACGTCGCTCAACCTAGAAAACTATTTGCAGTTACGCCTTCACGACGGGCGTCTGCTCGCGCAGCCGCAGAGTATTTCAAAGTTAAAATACTCTAATCGTCACCCAAATGCCATGAGCGTTTAAGCAGAAGCGTAGAAAATAAATTGAAAACTTGTTTTACTTGTGTCTGATTAAAGTGATGGCAAGCACGCCCTCGCTATCTTGAAATAAGGATTTCTTATGATTGATGCTCATTCAATTCTCAAAAACTGTGTGGACATTGTACTGCAAAGCGGAGAAATCATACGCGAACACTGGGCACTACCCAGCAATGTACGGCATAAGGGCAGCATTGATCTTGTCACTCAGACCGATTTGGCCGTAGAGGCCTTTTTGAAGGAAAAACTGGTGGATCTGGTGCCAGGAGCATGCTTCTTGGCAGAAGAAAGCAGCGAAGACGATGAAGCGCCTGCTGATCTTTGCTGGATTATTGACCCCGTTGACGGCACAACCAACTTTGTACACCGCATCCCTCAAGTAGGAACTTCTGTAGCCTTGTGGCACAAGGGGCGCGTTGAGCTTGGCATTGTCAATGTACCCATGTTGCATCGCTGCTACTGGGCAGTACGGGGGCAAGGGGCTTTTTGCAATGGCGAACCCATTTCCGTAAGTGGAGTGGACAGCCTTAACGACGCTCTGGTAGGCACAGGGTTTCCCTATGACATCGCCAAACGGCTGCCGGAAGTAATGGAGCGGCTTGCTCTGGTATTGCCCATAGCTCAAGGCGTACGACGCATTGGCGCGGCATCGATAGATCTGGCCTATGTTGCCAGCGGGAAACTGGATATTTTTTACGAAGCAGGGCTCAAGCCTTGGGACTTCGCAGCAGGTATCCTGCTTGTGGAAGAAGCGGGAGGACGCATCAGCAACCTTACTGGCGCACCTTTGCGCTTTGGCGACCCGCTTCTTGCCAGCAACGGTCGTTTGCATGCTTTGGCTGTTGATTTGTTGAGCCCAACAACATAGCCACAGAAATTTACAGGCCAGAATCTGCTGCTAGCCATCAACGAAAAAGATACCCGCCCCCGATGGCAGCGCGCATAATGGGAGAGAGCAGGTCGCCGAAGTGCGCCTCCAGCCCCTGTAGTTCATCCTGATCTACCAACAGATGTCTATCGCGTGCGGCAGCTCTTGAGGTAACAATAGAGCGCGACAGACAGGCTGTGTACAAATGCAGAAAAGTCTGACCGTTTTCTTCTGAAGGCGGCATGAGGCCCAAACAGGCAAGTCGACCACTTTCTTGGCCCCATTCTTGAAGCAGAAGTTCTTGAACACAGCTTTCACACGCCATGCCTGCTGGAACATGTCCGTATGACGAAAAACTCCAACCCTGCTCAGACAGGGTTAACAGTGATCGCCCGGTTCTGTCTCGAACAAGCAGCACGATTGTGCGGTGCGGCAAATGCTGACGCAAAACATCTTCTTTTGCCATGACACACAGCGGGATATTGTTGCAATCAACCACTTCTAGAGATTGAGCAGGGTTTTTAAGACCTCTATAAGGAATAGCTTTCATGAATTTGTCCGCAGGGCAGGCGTGTCGCATGCAGCAACTTGAAGCATCCGATGCCGAAAAAATGTCCGCAATTGAGCGGGAGTGTTTTACATTGCCTTGGTCTGAGGAGCAGTGTCGCGCCGCCTTTACGCAAAAAGCTTTTGCTGCTTTTGGCCTTTTTTGCGGCGCAGATCTCGTAGGCTACATCTCCATCTATCATACAGGAGATGAACTGGAAATACTCAACCTGGCAGTGAGGCCGCATATCCGGCGTCTTGGGCACGGAAAACGCATTCTGCGCACGACCTTGCGCCTGGCCCGCAA
Coding sequences within:
- a CDS encoding GAF domain-containing protein; translated protein: MTENPLEKHILSIVCSVFDAYSVVLFLPDEEGEGHHLAASFSLGDKVGANATILPGKGLVGWIIRNRQPLLVPNFDQRQSNLGYYSGGEEASIKAFMGCPVPTGGALCVDSKRQYSFSDKDHKILQMFAELIARQQGSRGRQDMAGNIPRYFVELGVIQDLRFRYKRWPQFLQNYLRIMVEATGFDYCAFASVDTPGETYCVEAESARLLLEGPEPLILPMGSGITGWVFHNDQPVVAEGVEGAPSAVLFGKLPDMPDFQAAICMPVMVNKSTRGVLCLAHTQPRQIDESMRSFVRQAVDHLALFLENLYLKVRLRTMLPRARVHSDGPQAYDPDSAPMPPQKEY
- a CDS encoding rod shape-determining protein, whose translation is MFLRRFFRFLSKDIAMDLGTANTLLYTRAHGIVVNEPSVVALDAQTGKVLSVGTAAKEYIGRTPQRIRAVRPMKDGVIADFDVTRAMISYFVRKTITGLRLVRPSMSICIPTGITQVEKRAVIDAAMLAGAVDISMIEEPMAAAIGADLPIHEPLGNLVLDIGGGTSEVAVITLSGVANTQSVRVAGDAMNVAVQRFMRDAFRMEIGDNTAENVKKIIGSAIPIPNAPILEVSGKDMVRGAPRVVKVTEAHIREALREPVQAILEVVLRALEKTPPELAADIYRNGMLMAGGGSLLKGLDQYIARETRLKVFVDKDPLTTVLRGTAKAMLDRETYRSVFIN
- a CDS encoding inositol monophosphatase family protein, giving the protein MIDAHSILKNCVDIVLQSGEIIREHWALPSNVRHKGSIDLVTQTDLAVEAFLKEKLVDLVPGACFLAEESSEDDEAPADLCWIIDPVDGTTNFVHRIPQVGTSVALWHKGRVELGIVNVPMLHRCYWAVRGQGAFCNGEPISVSGVDSLNDALVGTGFPYDIAKRLPEVMERLALVLPIAQGVRRIGAASIDLAYVASGKLDIFYEAGLKPWDFAAGILLVEEAGGRISNLTGAPLRFGDPLLASNGRLHALAVDLLSPTT
- a CDS encoding NUDIX hydrolase, coding for MKAIPYRGLKNPAQSLEVVDCNNIPLCVMAKEDVLRQHLPHRTIVLLVRDRTGRSLLTLSEQGWSFSSYGHVPAGMACESCVQELLLQEWGQESGRLACLGLMPPSEENGQTFLHLYTACLSRSIVTSRAAARDRHLLVDQDELQGLEAHFGDLLSPIMRAAIGGGYLFR
- the rimI gene encoding ribosomal protein S18-alanine N-acetyltransferase, whose amino-acid sequence is MQQLEASDAEKMSAIERECFTLPWSEEQCRAAFTQKAFAAFGLFCGADLVGYISIYHTGDELEILNLAVRPHIRRLGHGKRILRTTLRLARKMDIHRVLLEVRKGNKAAISLYEGCDFQHVGQRRNYYADTGEDALIYLCELNSCQS